aaaCACAAGTCAGACGTACGCAGAAAAATCATAGTATTACGTAGGGATGAAATCTATGAGTTACAAAGAGACAAAACCCAAAAAAAGGAAActagtaaaaaaattgaaacttgtTATGTGCAATTCTCATCTCAAACAAGTGGTGGGTACCTATTTGGTATGGGGCCGTACGTACCTTTTCCCCTACATTGCTTTCATCATCAAATTAATATAATGCCATAAGTAAGATGCCAACTCCaccaagaaaaaataataattccaTTCTATCAGGGGAAGGTTTCTTCAGCACAACCACACACAAATTGAAATATTCCACTAGTTgaaccaaaaaaattaattaaaatatccCCTTTCATTACAATTATAAGATATCGTACCTATATCAGTTGCTTGTAACTGCAAGTTTATTTCGGTTGGTTTTGTAGTAACTAGTGTGGTGGGATGGAGTTGGAATGGGCGGTGGAGTTCTTGAAGGGCATGATCAAGCCGGTGGCCGCGTTGGCGGTGGTAGCCATGGCGATAGCGCTCTCGTATTTTCAGAAGCTGGGGCTGGAGTGGGAGATGGCCTACTCCATTTTCAGAGCTTTTCTTCAGCTCTCCATCATTGGCTTTGTTTTAGACTTCATTTTCAACCAGGAAAATGCTATCTGGATCCTCATGGCTTATCTTTTCATGGTATCTCTTTTCTCTTCCTTTTTTTCCCATAATTTAAGCTAAGATTTGTCTTATATCATAATATTACCAACTTATGTCGAGGCGTTTCTAGTgaaaactttttaaaaatgagaACTTTGAGAACCGAAAATCATATCAGTAGTTCTTGATATTGAGTTAAGAACcgatattaataaatttataaactgaTATGAGCCTATGTTCTAACTTTAAGAAAAGTTTTGAAATGAATCATCCattgtgtatatatatttatgtaaataataatactactatctTCCAAATTCATGTAcaaagtataaataaaaaatctactATGTATTATCGTATTTGATGTTGGTCAACCATTACTATcaagtatcatatcataataACGCGTAATCTCAGTTATGAACGTGATTGCATAGAATTGACAGTTCAAAATGAATTATGGAGATGTGATTTATTTGGTGATTGGGAATTAAATAACTCTGTTTTGACATAGTATTTCATAAAGAATTAGTTTTGAGTGGGTACGGTTCTTGTGTTTGAATAGGTCTCGGTGGCCGGTTATACCGCCGGGGAGCGCGCGAAGCACGTCCCTCGAGGGAAGTACGTAGCCGGGGCTTCGATTCTGGTTGGCACCGGAATTACCATGTTTCTGCTCGTAGTATTGCACGTCTTCCCCTTCACTCCGAGGTACATCATCCCAGTAGCCGGGATGATGGTAGGAAACGCCATGACAGTCACCGGAGTCACTATGAAAAAGCTCCGTGACGACATTAAGATCCAAATGAATTTGGTATGGAATTGCTTTGCTACTATGCAGTCACAAATTTTAATTAGAGTTGATTTAGGAAGAGTTCGTTGTGATGCGTATACAGGTGGAGACTGCTCTAGCTTTAGGGGCAACGCCACGACAAGCGACGTTGCAACAGGTGAAGCGGTCGCTGGTGATAGCCCTATCTCCGGTGCTGGACAATGCGAAGACAGTGGGGCTAATATCGCTGCCGGGGGCGATGACGGGGCTGATAATGGGCGGGGCGTCGCCTCTTGAGGCCATCCAGCTCCAAATTGTGGTGATGAACATGTTGGTGGGAGCTTCAACTGTTAGCAGCATAATGTCGACTTACCTCTCTTGGCCTTCATTCTTCACCAAAGCTTATCAATTGGAGACTAACGTCTTCTCCGCCGACTGAATTTCAATATTCTATAAAACACGAGATAGTTAAAAGCAAGAAAATTATTCATTTCTATTGCATCATATCCCGCCTTCTCTAACCCGAAAAATGTACATGACGTTGCACCTCGTTTAACCTAATGACAATGAATTCCAGTTAACACGAGATCAATTCACATCGATTGCTCATTCCGTGGCACATCATAGATTAGATGATTTGTGCTACAAACTTACAAATCGCAACACTTGCGTCTCTTGCTTGTTTGAAGAACACGAGAGTATATGATTTTCCCTCAGCTCGTTGTTGATCAGCATTCCGATTAGCATCGATGCGCCATTGCATAGCAGCCGATCATGTAACAATCTTCAATTAGCTCTTCCTAGCAGAAAACAGGAACAAGGGTGATGACTAATTTGATCACTGGTTATAAAAAGCATGTCTTCTGCTTctccaaaaaaaatactcccttcatcccataaGAGTTTGCTCACTCTTAACGGAAAACAATGGTTTTTGTGAAAGTTGGTAGCGGTGGTTTTGACTGGAGACAGTGTCCCACATTTTACAGGTTAACAAGTTGAAAAGGAGGAGTTAAAAACATAAGGGTGGTTACTATAAAAAAAACAGGCACATTCGTGTAGGAGGGACGAAAATGACAAATTGAGCGCACTCTTCTtgtggaatggagggagtatatgggAAGGAATCTAATAACAACTTTTTCCAATTTCTTTCACCGTAAAccttttaatccaattaaaggAAATTTTGGGAAAGAAAATAGAGATTTTATAGACTCAAAGATTGGAAAGTAACAAGGAGACTCAACAAGTAGAATGACAGAGCCAAACAACACCGAAAAATGAGTGAGAAAAGGATTTTACAGTTTTAGAAATCAGAAGACCTCTTATGATACGGGACACAGAGAAGCCAACAGCAACCAAAGAATAGACAATCATTACCAAAGGAATTCCGGACACTACACGAGATCTATATCCTATCAGAAGATTGAGAGGAGAGTTAAATTTCAGACATACTTACAAGATTAATCATTTAGGGCTGCTGCTCCATATAGCATTGTTGAACTTTTCCAGCTCTTGTGAATTTGCTCCGTACACAGTTTTAATAGTGTCTGCACAACAACTGAAGGCAAGGTGTGCGTTAATAGACTCGCGGAAAAACGAGTCCACTACCATGGACAACTGAAACATGAACAGTTACGATGATAATATGGGATAAGGACTACGATAGTAAACCTGCAAGCTTCTTTGTTGAATTTTTTCTTGTCAATACCATATAAAGTATCAAAAATCTCTGGCTCAACTCGGCAAAAGTACGGACGATCTGAAAAAATCAAAGCACTAGAACTGCAGAACTAAATATACGCGCAAATAACGATTTAAAACTTTAAATAGGCCCCTCGCCATTCAGATAAGTCGGTTCCTACCAAACTTCAACATTTAGGCCTTTCTAGCAACCAATATTGCAACAGATATCAATACTTCTCAGAGTGAAAATGCACTCACCAGCATAAATGGAACATTTTCTTGAGCTTTTATCGTAGTGTATGCACCACCCGTCTTCGCCAACCAAGCTATTGTAGTGCTGAACAAATTATATACACATATTCAACATTGTATATTCATAAAAGAACTCTAATTAAGTAGTTAAAACTAAAAGTTAGTTTGTTTATTCACAATTATACATACAACTACTATAAGACTATATCCACATATTCAATAGAGAATTCTCTTCGCAACACAAAAAATCACACCATATCCACAAACTCAACATCAGAAAAGCAACCAAATTGTCTGTCACTTAATGATCTATTGAATTATGAG
This genomic interval from Salvia splendens isolate huo1 chromosome 13, SspV2, whole genome shotgun sequence contains the following:
- the LOC121761112 gene encoding protein ALUMINUM SENSITIVE 3-like; translated protein: MELEWAVEFLKGMIKPVAALAVVAMAIALSYFQKLGLEWEMAYSIFRAFLQLSIIGFVLDFIFNQENAIWILMAYLFMVSVAGYTAGERAKHVPRGKYVAGASILVGTGITMFLLVVLHVFPFTPRYIIPVAGMMVGNAMTVTGVTMKKLRDDIKIQMNLVETALALGATPRQATLQQVKRSLVIALSPVLDNAKTVGLISLPGAMTGLIMGGASPLEAIQLQIVVMNMLVGASTVSSIMSTYLSWPSFFTKAYQLETNVFSAD
- the LOC121761114 gene encoding uncharacterized protein LOC121761114, which gives rise to MLHSIMMMAPSPACLAVRKTSSPPPPRKGQRQKPATKTSHGFGRQKKSPVWQCVEKCGACCKLDKGPTFPSPEEIFDNPSDVEHYNSLVGEDGWCIHYDKSSRKCSIYADRPYFCRVEPEIFDTLYGIDKKKFNKEACSCCADTIKTVYGANSQELEKFNNAIWSSSPK